Proteins from a single region of Butyrivibrio fibrisolvens:
- the recJ gene encoding single-stranded-DNA-specific exonuclease RecJ codes for MAKWMIAAKKADFDAIAKQFNISPITARLLRNRDLTTTEDIQRYLYGGREDLRDAHDLTDIDKAADIMKDRIDAGSKIRIIGDYDVDGICSSYILWAGLTFAARGSKAENAVNSQTDYRLPDRIIDGYGLNDRLVHEAKDDNIDTIITCDNGIAAYDQVQLAKDLGLTVVVTDHHEVPISKDGDEEKQILPPADAVVDPKRHDCNVKFKEICGGVVAYKFLQVLFEKYEEAGWKYSKSEIDEFFNEMLEFAALSTVCDVMPIEDENRVLVREGLKQMENSGNLGLSSLINVNGLQGSKMTAYHLGFVIGPCLNATGRLDRAMRGLDLLTSTSEMAAVNIAGDLKSLNDSRKTMTQLGVDQATAEMDKCVKDLPKVIVLYQPDLHESIAGIVAGRVREKYSRPTIILTNAHDGVKGSGRSTENYDMFRALSECKDLFTKFGGHKMAAGLSLPTENVDELRRRLNENCDLTEEDFVEIKHLDMVLPLQYLSLSLIREFDILEPYGNGNDKPSFACRDIRIKSGRIMGKNRNCGKYRIADANGREYEMVYFGNMEKWHDFLTDRYGNAIIDALYNNSVNEDIVLNIAYYPDINSWQGRESLQIVMTDFC; via the coding sequence ATGGCAAAATGGATGATAGCAGCCAAGAAGGCTGATTTTGACGCAATAGCAAAGCAGTTTAATATAAGCCCTATTACGGCCAGGTTATTACGAAACAGAGACCTTACAACAACTGAAGATATTCAGAGATATCTCTATGGAGGTCGTGAAGACTTAAGAGATGCTCATGACCTGACTGATATAGATAAAGCTGCTGACATAATGAAGGACAGGATTGACGCCGGAAGCAAGATAAGGATCATAGGTGACTATGACGTTGATGGAATATGCTCATCTTACATTCTTTGGGCAGGACTAACATTTGCAGCAAGGGGATCTAAAGCAGAAAATGCAGTTAATTCACAGACTGACTATAGGCTTCCCGATAGAATAATAGATGGATATGGTCTTAATGACAGGCTTGTTCATGAGGCTAAAGATGACAATATCGATACTATAATTACTTGCGATAATGGTATAGCAGCCTATGATCAGGTTCAGCTTGCCAAAGATCTGGGGCTTACAGTAGTTGTTACAGATCACCACGAAGTTCCGATTTCTAAAGACGGTGATGAGGAAAAACAGATCCTGCCTCCTGCAGATGCAGTAGTTGATCCTAAGCGTCATGACTGTAATGTGAAGTTCAAGGAGATATGCGGAGGAGTTGTAGCATATAAGTTCCTTCAGGTTCTTTTTGAAAAATATGAAGAAGCAGGCTGGAAGTACTCAAAATCTGAAATAGATGAATTCTTTAATGAAATGCTTGAATTTGCTGCCCTGTCAACAGTATGTGATGTTATGCCTATCGAAGATGAGAACAGAGTTCTTGTCAGAGAAGGCCTTAAGCAGATGGAGAATTCCGGTAATCTTGGACTTAGTAGTCTTATTAATGTTAATGGTCTTCAGGGAAGTAAGATGACTGCTTATCACCTTGGATTTGTTATAGGACCTTGTCTTAATGCTACAGGAAGACTGGACCGTGCTATGAGGGGCCTTGATCTTCTTACTTCAACAAGTGAGATGGCTGCTGTAAACATAGCAGGAGACCTTAAATCGCTTAATGATAGCAGAAAGACAATGACTCAGCTTGGCGTGGATCAGGCAACTGCAGAAATGGATAAATGCGTTAAAGATCTTCCTAAAGTCATAGTTCTCTATCAGCCTGATCTTCATGAATCAATAGCAGGAATAGTAGCTGGAAGAGTACGAGAGAAGTATTCAAGACCTACGATCATACTTACTAATGCACATGATGGTGTTAAGGGAAGTGGAAGATCGACAGAGAACTACGATATGTTCAGAGCTTTATCTGAGTGTAAAGATCTTTTTACAAAGTTTGGTGGTCATAAAATGGCGGCAGGTTTGTCACTTCCTACTGAAAATGTTGATGAGCTGCGCCGCAGGCTTAATGAAAACTGTGATCTTACAGAAGAAGATTTTGTTGAGATCAAGCACCTTGATATGGTACTGCCTCTTCAGTATTTAAGCCTTTCGCTTATAAGAGAGTTTGATATTCTTGAGCCGTATGGTAATGGCAACGATAAGCCATCTTTTGCCTGCCGTGATATCAGGATCAAGTCAGGACGAATTATGGGCAAGAACAGAAACTGCGGCAAATACAGGATTGCTGATGCAAATGGCAGAGAATACGAAATGGTCTATTTTGGAAATATGGAAAAATGGCACGATTTCCTAACAGACCGATATGGAAATGCCATAATAGATGCGTTATATAATAATAGTGTAAATGAAGACATTGTTCTGAATATTGCTTACTATCCGGATATTAACTCATGGCAGGGCAGAGAGAGCCTCCAGATAGTAATGACTGATTTTTGTTGA
- a CDS encoding UDP-N-acetylmuramoyl-L-alanyl-D-glutamate--2,6-diaminopimelate ligase — MKLTTLLEKIDYKAFEGNTGNEADISNVEIKSVVNNSKKIEEGCFFMCIKGANFDGHSVAAQAAEQKAAAILVQDDVTLPEDCKMPVIRVEDTRYAMAFVSAAWFGNPAQSLKTIGITGTKGKTTTTYLIKSMLENAGHKVGLIGTIEVVIGDKHIPAKNTTPESYDLQEYMRQMVDEGCDSLVMEVSSQALMQHRSQGFVYDLGIFTNIEPDHIGPDEHKDFDDYMHCKGLLFKQCKVGIANADDEHMEQVLEGHTCKLETFGFSDKADIKAVNLAYIRKPGQLGVFFDTEGLIELHAEVRTPGKFSVYNALCAIAVARHFGCTDEEIAEALKNAKVKGRIEMVKVSDDFTLMIDYAHNAMALKSLLSTLKDYRPNRLVCLFGCGGNRSKLRRYEMGEVSGKLADLTIITSDNPRFEEPLDIIHDIEIGMKKTDGKYVEIPDRKEAIAYAIDNAQKGDIIILAGKGHEDYQEIKGVKYPMDERDLIADIMKERM, encoded by the coding sequence ATGAAGCTTACAACTTTGCTTGAGAAAATCGATTACAAAGCCTTCGAGGGAAATACCGGTAACGAAGCTGATATTTCAAATGTTGAGATCAAGTCAGTAGTTAACAATTCCAAGAAAATTGAAGAAGGCTGCTTTTTTATGTGTATTAAAGGAGCTAATTTTGATGGCCATAGCGTAGCAGCACAGGCAGCTGAGCAGAAAGCTGCAGCAATCCTCGTTCAGGATGATGTAACTCTTCCTGAAGACTGCAAGATGCCTGTTATCCGTGTTGAGGACACAAGATATGCAATGGCATTTGTATCAGCTGCATGGTTTGGAAATCCTGCACAGAGTCTTAAGACAATCGGCATTACAGGTACTAAGGGTAAGACAACAACAACTTATCTTATAAAGAGCATGCTTGAAAATGCAGGACATAAGGTAGGTCTTATCGGTACTATCGAAGTTGTTATAGGAGATAAGCATATTCCTGCTAAGAATACAACACCTGAGTCATATGACCTTCAGGAGTATATGAGACAGATGGTTGATGAAGGCTGCGACAGCCTTGTTATGGAAGTATCTTCACAGGCGCTTATGCAGCATAGAAGCCAGGGATTTGTATATGACCTTGGTATTTTTACAAACATTGAGCCTGATCACATCGGCCCAGATGAACACAAGGATTTCGACGACTATATGCACTGCAAGGGTCTTTTGTTCAAACAGTGTAAGGTTGGTATTGCAAATGCTGATGACGAGCACATGGAACAGGTTCTTGAGGGACATACATGTAAGCTTGAGACATTCGGCTTCTCTGACAAAGCTGATATCAAAGCTGTAAACCTTGCTTATATCAGAAAGCCTGGTCAGCTTGGAGTATTCTTTGACACAGAAGGTCTTATTGAGCTTCATGCAGAAGTGCGTACTCCTGGTAAATTTTCTGTTTACAATGCCCTTTGCGCTATCGCTGTAGCAAGACACTTTGGCTGCACAGATGAAGAGATCGCTGAGGCGCTTAAGAATGCCAAGGTTAAGGGCCGTATCGAGATGGTCAAGGTATCAGACGACTTCACACTTATGATCGACTATGCTCATAATGCTATGGCACTTAAGAGTCTTCTTTCAACTCTTAAGGATTATCGTCCTAACCGCCTTGTATGTCTCTTTGGCTGTGGCGGTAACAGATCTAAGCTTCGCCGTTATGAGATGGGTGAAGTAAGTGGTAAGCTTGCAGATCTTACTATCATCACATCAGATAACCCAAGATTCGAAGAGCCGCTTGATATCATCCATGACATCGAGATCGGTATGAAGAAGACTGATGGTAAGTATGTTGAGATCCCTGATAGAAAAGAAGCTATTGCTTATGCGATCGATAATGCTCAGAAGGGTGATATCATCATCCTTGCAGGTAAAGGTCATGAAGACTATCAGGAGATCAAGGGTGTTAAGTATCCTATGGATGAAAGAGATCTCATTGCAGATATCATGAAAGAGCGCATGTAA